One part of the Sporosarcina ureae genome encodes these proteins:
- a CDS encoding S-layer homology domain-containing protein has translation MLCASKKNVFAIFNSFLIATLICLIVLPVSAKAETVNQRFSDVSNDFWAKDEVTQLVEEGIINGYQDLQFRPGISIKRGQAANLLTVALELPEASYRPIFKDVSAKSSNLRGAMSTYEAGIFKGKPDGNFGVSDELTREQMASVLVNAFKLKDTGETVRFTDENKISESHRYGVKVLMQHGITTGKEDGSFAPKLPVNRGSFAVFLHRAMIQAGLLEKQQPIVFNKTQTMGKFDPIRFNQFITEVPLTQEGQTYLRSNHYLSLAAKRVKAHGHATDHIYVYGVSERKSTRVTVTKRELPNGDYFTFVELRNPDRLPIRVDLVRIDGNIKTNKIERFDKYPMKKDVDDTFGFDIATSPVGVLETISQQGTGQQMISKTYRSRELELKYNNGSVSHTRELQDEKESYSNILMGDTRVSVYELNSRGYDVVDQWILSSDKKLFSSNERLDAWLRESITNYKKRNKWYTAEGPYNKMATTIEPMPASGRGYGRNLLLVKEDRVMLLYNQTKERYYEDILHNSFTNLAVFRGSKPYWETEVTSTYLKNLYNFTAPFVDTRFNEQIALFLYNGGSAFNHKDYNDGLRNYANLLVQQHRKGNVNFLSPTAYYIPDYFPAKSQVKTHTSMNHLLGGMNILLLAFQEFNDPVYLENASAIEKAIRFEEKNWTRSNGDIWYKRAPNGQFSGTDYVHLTLEDLIHSYEKWSQVDQSKAKVFERMIKSKAGYLNSTKQGYTTKIKEGLKRINMSNLLPAGKEYTDAL, from the coding sequence ATGTTATGCGCTTCAAAAAAGAATGTATTCGCCATTTTTAATTCTTTTCTTATCGCGACGTTAATTTGCCTCATTGTACTGCCAGTAAGCGCGAAAGCAGAAACGGTAAACCAGCGTTTCTCTGACGTAAGTAATGATTTCTGGGCAAAGGATGAAGTAACACAACTAGTGGAAGAAGGAATTATTAACGGATACCAAGATTTACAGTTTCGTCCAGGAATCAGTATTAAACGTGGACAGGCGGCAAACTTGCTGACCGTCGCTTTGGAATTACCCGAGGCTTCCTACCGTCCGATCTTTAAGGATGTCAGCGCAAAATCTTCCAACTTGCGTGGTGCAATGTCTACTTATGAAGCAGGCATATTTAAAGGAAAACCCGATGGTAACTTCGGTGTAAGCGATGAATTAACACGTGAACAAATGGCGAGTGTGTTAGTCAATGCTTTCAAATTAAAAGATACAGGTGAAACAGTACGCTTTACGGATGAGAATAAAATAAGTGAGTCTCACAGATACGGCGTAAAAGTACTTATGCAACACGGTATTACAACAGGTAAAGAGGACGGGTCATTTGCTCCGAAACTCCCTGTTAACCGTGGTTCATTCGCTGTATTTCTACATAGAGCAATGATTCAAGCAGGATTGCTCGAAAAACAGCAACCAATTGTTTTCAATAAAACACAGACAATGGGCAAATTCGATCCTATTCGATTTAATCAATTTATTACGGAAGTTCCACTGACACAAGAGGGACAAACATACTTGCGTTCCAATCACTACTTGTCTTTAGCGGCCAAGCGAGTGAAAGCACACGGACATGCGACGGATCATATTTATGTCTATGGTGTCAGTGAGAGAAAAAGCACAAGAGTTACTGTAACAAAACGTGAGTTGCCAAATGGCGACTACTTTACATTTGTTGAGTTGAGAAATCCGGATCGACTGCCGATTCGCGTCGATTTGGTACGAATTGATGGGAATATTAAAACGAATAAAATAGAACGATTTGACAAATATCCTATGAAAAAAGATGTGGATGATACATTTGGCTTTGATATTGCAACTTCTCCTGTAGGTGTCCTTGAAACCATTTCACAGCAGGGAACAGGTCAGCAAATGATTTCGAAAACATATCGTTCACGTGAACTCGAGCTGAAGTATAATAATGGCTCAGTTAGCCATACACGTGAATTACAGGATGAGAAGGAATCTTACAGTAATATTCTGATGGGCGATACCCGAGTATCGGTATATGAGTTGAACTCTAGAGGGTATGATGTAGTGGATCAATGGATTCTTTCATCCGATAAGAAGCTTTTTTCTTCAAATGAAAGATTAGATGCATGGCTTCGGGAATCGATTACCAACTATAAAAAGCGTAATAAATGGTATACAGCTGAAGGTCCTTACAACAAGATGGCGACTACAATTGAACCGATGCCAGCTTCGGGTCGCGGATATGGACGCAATTTACTTTTGGTAAAAGAAGATCGTGTCATGTTGTTATACAACCAAACGAAAGAACGTTATTATGAAGATATTTTGCATAACTCCTTTACAAACTTAGCTGTTTTCAGAGGAAGCAAGCCTTATTGGGAAACGGAAGTTACGAGTACGTATTTGAAGAATTTATATAACTTCACAGCACCATTCGTTGACACGCGTTTCAATGAACAGATTGCATTATTCCTTTATAATGGCGGTAGCGCATTCAATCATAAAGATTACAACGACGGTTTACGTAACTATGCAAACTTGCTCGTACAGCAGCATAGAAAAGGCAATGTGAACTTCTTGTCTCCAACTGCCTATTATATTCCGGATTACTTCCCGGCAAAATCACAAGTGAAGACCCATACGTCTATGAACCATTTACTTGGCGGCATGAACATTCTTTTGTTGGCATTCCAAGAATTCAATGATCCAGTGTATTTGGAAAATGCCAGTGCAATTGAAAAAGCCATTCGCTTTGAAGAGAAGAACTGGACTCGTTCTAACGGTGACATCTGGTATAAACGTGCACCGAATGGTCAGTTTTCAGGTACGGATTATGTCCATTTGACGTTGGAAGACTTGATTCATTCTTATGAAAAATGGTCACAGGTTGATCAATCAAAAGCCAAAGTATTCGAGCGCATGATTAAGTCGAAGGCGGGCTATTTGAATAGTACGAAGCAAGGGTATACTACGAAGATTAAAGAAGGCTTGAAACGAATCAATATGTCTAACTTGCTACCAGCAGGTAAAGAGTACACCGACGCATTATAA
- a CDS encoding S-layer homology domain-containing protein → MKRLITLLTLLLLVASPVFTPVASANDFSGHQMQQELTFWVDKGVIQKDSKGNVYPNRAVTRGEFASYLARSLELPTSTRYTFNDLKVNHSRTIEIQNAAGAGILAGYPDGSFKANQQITRQQMAGMIFKAFRFLEIPIKSTTVQFKDSKKISSNFVPAVSAASSLNIIRGDQGYFKPTSNATIAHASAFLFRMFAVADGKGSTRPPTNVGGTENPKVHKVSSISNSQLNVTDESYITFEDALAAYNASSIVQTISVNNKIIKMKSGQAFASENPKQYTSLYSDTSLKNEVTYVQKGYELDYVGSSPERVVVEVGGYTYYAKHAEIDLIPSQLSTGASQYKVTNDGLLIHQPYYRTYDSKTKQYKGSYAEYTVGPASPTMKKGQTYTSNDGVHFTELNGAATITYYPYFQFQSVRQPSTYTGQELDRFISNALLARQKTGIARYKNATSKSKLIGLGTYVKQMEKKHNVNAMFILATAIHESDYGMSGNAQQKNNIFGIRVFDSSPDKGEVYGNPTRSVDAFITRYINLNYANPLGAYANGAAPGNKAVGFNMKYASDPFWGSKIAGHMWRIDQFLGSKDANQAQLAVISYTGNTAVNIRTSPDAANKNNILFSYKPKHPGNLAAFGYPLVVTDRTTGADGFVWYKVRMDINPGAQINEPYGWIRSDLATLVN, encoded by the coding sequence TTGAAACGTTTGATAACATTACTGACACTATTGCTCTTGGTAGCTTCTCCTGTCTTCACACCGGTAGCGAGTGCAAATGACTTCTCAGGTCATCAGATGCAGCAAGAGCTGACATTTTGGGTAGATAAAGGCGTAATCCAAAAGGACTCAAAAGGGAATGTCTATCCCAATCGAGCGGTTACACGAGGGGAATTCGCTTCCTATCTTGCACGTTCATTGGAATTACCTACTTCGACACGCTATACCTTTAATGACTTGAAAGTAAACCACTCCCGTACAATTGAGATTCAAAATGCTGCAGGTGCTGGAATTTTAGCTGGCTATCCTGACGGTTCATTCAAAGCGAATCAGCAGATTACACGTCAACAAATGGCAGGAATGATTTTTAAGGCATTTCGTTTCCTAGAAATTCCAATCAAATCCACTACGGTTCAATTTAAAGACAGCAAGAAAATTTCATCAAACTTCGTACCCGCTGTATCCGCAGCTTCTTCATTGAATATCATACGAGGTGATCAAGGATATTTCAAACCAACAAGTAATGCAACGATTGCACATGCTTCTGCATTTCTATTTCGGATGTTCGCAGTCGCTGATGGAAAAGGTAGTACTCGCCCTCCTACAAACGTTGGCGGTACAGAAAATCCTAAAGTGCATAAAGTTAGTTCGATTTCCAATAGTCAACTGAATGTCACGGATGAGTCGTACATTACATTTGAAGATGCGCTAGCAGCGTATAACGCTTCTTCCATCGTTCAGACGATTTCTGTTAATAATAAAATTATCAAAATGAAGTCAGGACAGGCGTTTGCTTCAGAAAACCCTAAGCAGTATACGTCGCTATATAGCGATACTTCATTAAAAAACGAAGTCACATATGTCCAGAAAGGTTATGAACTGGATTATGTAGGCAGTAGCCCGGAACGTGTAGTAGTAGAAGTAGGCGGCTATACATATTATGCGAAACACGCAGAAATCGACCTAATTCCTTCTCAACTATCTACAGGCGCAAGTCAGTATAAAGTAACGAATGACGGCTTACTCATTCACCAACCTTATTATCGTACATACGATTCTAAAACAAAACAATATAAAGGAAGTTACGCAGAGTATACAGTCGGCCCTGCTTCTCCGACAATGAAAAAAGGACAAACGTATACGAGTAACGATGGTGTCCACTTTACAGAATTAAACGGTGCAGCAACCATTACGTATTATCCGTACTTCCAATTCCAATCGGTACGCCAGCCTTCCACTTACACTGGACAGGAACTGGATCGTTTCATCTCCAATGCATTACTTGCTAGACAAAAAACAGGTATTGCCCGCTATAAAAACGCTACGTCGAAGTCGAAGCTAATTGGACTTGGAACGTATGTGAAACAGATGGAGAAAAAGCATAACGTCAATGCAATGTTCATATTAGCGACAGCGATTCATGAAAGTGATTACGGGATGAGCGGCAATGCACAGCAGAAAAATAATATTTTCGGTATCCGCGTATTCGACTCTTCACCTGATAAAGGCGAAGTCTATGGTAATCCAACAAGAAGTGTCGATGCATTCATTACTCGCTACATTAACTTAAACTATGCGAATCCACTTGGTGCTTATGCCAATGGCGCAGCTCCCGGCAACAAGGCAGTCGGCTTTAATATGAAGTATGCATCCGATCCTTTCTGGGGAAGTAAGATCGCAGGTCACATGTGGCGCATCGATCAGTTCCTAGGCAGCAAAGACGCGAACCAAGCACAATTGGCTGTGATTTCGTATACAGGCAATACAGCAGTTAATATCCGCACAAGTCCAGATGCAGCGAATAAGAATAATATTCTATTCTCTTATAAGCCTAAGCATCCAGGTAATCTAGCAGCATTCGGCTATCCACTAGTTGTGACAGATCGTACAACCGGTGCAGACGGCTTTGTTTGGTACAAAGTACGCATGGACATCAACCCAGGTGCACAAATCAACGAACCATACGGCTGGATCCGTTCCGATTTAGCTACACTTGTAAATTAA
- a CDS encoding O-antigen ligase family protein: MNIWKQRLEKQSTSTILVAVAVMLIALLLPSKIALLGTTLFFVLFSIIKPQQSILFLVIYVNIRPFLLEVNSGLKLIGDLVIFVVFAWTLFHYRHNIRSLFTFKWFEWSYFAFILFGSIIGFLHDVTPTSIIFQVRTFLIMYLLYYTISRMTLTNKWLQQLAWVTVWLNIVMSLHGLVEKLSLRQLLLPEEWKYKVLSATNAVRIYGLTGNPNSLALSLFFGLIAVVYLQHVYQQNKYKWTFRVLLVLFFGILVLTYSRGTWISAIMFGVVFILMTRKWYLLKRLVIAGVASIILIYYPVNLAVQYITELGVTVDEKPSGAGSIGGRFGETFDEKNLALMTESGRFYYIRKGFEIFGDHPITGTGFGSFGGSATLSYGSPIYDHYGISSDIYGGKYFYSDNQYIQVIAETGVIGVLIFAVFLLSMLWFFWKSRHTNFGVFMIALWFSTGVSGMYYNIWELKMYTLFYFILLGAFVAFSKHQQEISKPTNG, from the coding sequence ATGAATATATGGAAACAGCGATTGGAAAAACAATCCACAAGTACAATATTGGTTGCAGTAGCTGTGATGCTCATTGCATTATTGCTGCCTTCAAAAATAGCATTGCTCGGCACGACCTTATTTTTTGTCTTATTTTCGATTATTAAACCACAGCAGAGTATTCTGTTCCTGGTCATCTATGTTAATATCCGACCTTTTTTGCTGGAAGTGAACAGTGGCCTAAAGTTAATAGGGGATTTAGTAATCTTTGTCGTATTCGCATGGACATTGTTCCACTACCGACATAATATTCGTTCTCTATTTACATTCAAATGGTTTGAGTGGTCTTATTTTGCTTTTATTTTATTCGGCTCAATTATAGGATTCTTACATGATGTCACACCAACGTCTATTATTTTCCAAGTTCGTACGTTTTTGATTATGTATTTGCTTTACTATACGATTTCAAGAATGACACTGACGAACAAATGGTTACAGCAGCTTGCATGGGTGACGGTCTGGTTGAACATTGTGATGTCGCTTCATGGTTTAGTAGAGAAACTGTCTTTGCGTCAGTTACTGCTGCCGGAAGAGTGGAAGTATAAAGTTTTATCTGCAACAAACGCTGTGCGTATTTACGGACTGACGGGCAATCCGAACTCTTTGGCATTATCATTGTTCTTCGGACTCATTGCGGTTGTCTATTTGCAACACGTTTATCAGCAGAATAAATACAAATGGACATTCCGTGTATTACTCGTATTGTTCTTTGGTATTCTAGTTCTTACCTATTCAAGGGGGACTTGGATTTCGGCAATTATGTTTGGCGTCGTATTCATTCTCATGACGAGAAAATGGTATCTATTGAAACGACTAGTAATTGCCGGGGTTGCATCTATTATTTTAATTTACTATCCAGTAAACTTGGCTGTTCAATATATTACAGAGCTCGGTGTGACAGTAGATGAGAAGCCAAGTGGTGCGGGAAGTATCGGTGGGCGCTTCGGAGAAACATTTGATGAAAAGAACTTGGCACTCATGACAGAGAGTGGACGTTTCTACTATATCCGTAAAGGATTTGAGATCTTTGGTGATCATCCTATAACAGGTACAGGATTTGGATCGTTCGGGGGTTCCGCCACGTTATCTTATGGTTCACCGATTTATGATCACTATGGCATTAGCTCGGATATATACGGTGGGAAGTACTTCTATTCCGATAACCAATATATTCAAGTGATTGCGGAGACTGGTGTGATTGGCGTATTGATTTTCGCGGTCTTCTTGCTTAGCATGTTGTGGTTCTTCTGGAAGTCACGCCATACGAATTTCGGTGTGTTTATGATTGCACTGTGGTTCTCGACCGGTGTTTCTGGAATGTATTATAATATTTGGGAACTTAAAATGTATACGTTGTTTTACTTTATCTTGCTTGGCGCGTTTGTTGCGTTCAGTAAGCATCAGCAGGAAATATCAAAACCTACGAATGGGTAA
- a CDS encoding S-layer homology domain-containing protein, translating to MSAAMLISLPFSAAASTKVVSSYPVSSGVTYSHYTYSASSHINHIGVDLSDPFTKLKMGLPSPISRTAPTLTLANRDSKEGHRVVGAVNTSFFDMKTGVPMYLLSEGNEIVNGGVISSSNSYYVSQPIAFGVTKDGLSEIDYFNLGVEVGVHGSVFQMTGLNRERQADETMIFTPQHVKNTTGSNEFGIELVVETNEPITSTHYGQQVQGNVVKVRGYGDKNPVTIPKNGFVVSIHGKKGLERFKSVTVGDSLSLKLSIDDKWKDSEFMMASGPMLVKDGKRHITMDTNNPRATAKTARTAIAISKDKKQVQMVTVDSRAGYSNGMSLTQFADYLVSQGYDRALNFDGGGSTTMGIRNYGSNQVVLANRTSNSAQRSTSAILEAVSTAPTGQPAYVSVSRPQMGEMLVGATADLKINHVLDAYYNPIVPNPSQLKTTSAKGTVEGTGLKYKAVQPGVDRISVNYGVAEQSFPITVVDQPARLDVKASATSVKPNEKITFTATPTDASGQPIIYQPEQLTWSVAGNIGSITTSGTFAAIKAGKGQVQATLGKKVISVPVEVKSTEAPPVIDPPTPVPPIVENPSTELFKDVPLSYAYATEIYFLRDRGIINGDTDGTFNPGNTLSREHAAVILSRAFNLPPVEQARREFSDVPKTHRYYNEISAIANANIVGGHSDGTFNPTGQLTRSQMAMILVKAYNLEGESAQKFIDVSPQHGAYKQIHILANHGITTGNEKGEFMPGQPVNRAQFSAFLYRSIAK from the coding sequence ATGTCGGCAGCTATGCTAATCTCGTTGCCATTTTCAGCGGCAGCCAGCACAAAGGTCGTTTCTAGTTACCCCGTGTCTTCTGGTGTTACTTATTCTCACTATACATATTCAGCAAGCAGTCACATCAATCACATTGGTGTTGATTTAAGTGATCCGTTCACGAAATTGAAGATGGGACTTCCTTCGCCTATTTCGAGGACAGCCCCTACATTAACTTTGGCGAATCGTGATTCAAAAGAAGGGCATAGAGTAGTCGGTGCAGTAAATACTTCGTTCTTCGATATGAAAACTGGCGTGCCAATGTATTTGCTATCTGAAGGCAATGAAATTGTAAACGGTGGTGTCATCTCGAGTTCGAACTCTTACTATGTCAGCCAACCGATTGCATTTGGCGTGACGAAAGACGGACTTTCGGAAATTGATTACTTTAATTTAGGAGTCGAAGTCGGCGTTCATGGCAGTGTTTTTCAAATGACAGGTCTTAACCGTGAACGACAAGCCGATGAAACGATGATCTTCACACCGCAGCATGTGAAAAACACGACAGGTTCGAATGAATTCGGCATTGAATTGGTCGTTGAAACGAATGAACCGATTACGTCTACACATTATGGTCAGCAAGTGCAAGGTAACGTTGTGAAGGTACGTGGCTATGGAGATAAGAACCCTGTCACGATTCCAAAGAATGGCTTTGTTGTTTCGATTCACGGCAAAAAAGGTTTGGAGCGCTTTAAATCAGTGACTGTAGGAGATTCTCTTTCATTGAAACTATCAATTGACGATAAATGGAAAGACTCCGAATTCATGATGGCGAGTGGTCCGATGCTTGTTAAAGACGGAAAGCGTCATATTACAATGGATACAAATAATCCGCGTGCTACAGCGAAGACAGCAAGAACTGCTATTGCTATTAGTAAAGACAAAAAGCAAGTTCAAATGGTGACGGTTGATTCGAGAGCTGGATACAGTAACGGCATGTCTTTAACGCAATTCGCCGATTATTTAGTGTCACAAGGTTATGATCGTGCGTTGAACTTTGATGGTGGCGGGTCCACTACGATGGGAATTCGCAATTATGGTAGTAACCAAGTAGTATTGGCTAATCGTACATCCAATTCCGCTCAACGTAGCACTTCAGCTATTCTTGAAGCGGTAAGTACCGCACCAACAGGGCAACCGGCCTATGTAAGTGTATCTCGCCCTCAAATGGGAGAAATGTTAGTAGGCGCAACTGCTGATTTGAAAATTAATCATGTATTGGATGCATATTATAACCCGATAGTACCGAATCCTTCCCAGTTGAAAACAACCTCTGCAAAGGGAACTGTTGAAGGAACGGGTCTGAAGTATAAAGCAGTTCAACCAGGAGTAGACCGCATAAGCGTCAACTATGGAGTAGCTGAACAATCCTTCCCGATTACGGTTGTTGATCAGCCAGCGAGACTTGACGTGAAAGCTTCGGCGACAAGCGTCAAGCCGAACGAGAAAATCACATTTACAGCTACTCCGACAGATGCATCTGGTCAACCAATCATTTATCAGCCAGAGCAATTAACGTGGAGTGTTGCAGGGAATATTGGTTCGATCACTACATCTGGAACATTTGCGGCAATAAAAGCTGGAAAAGGACAAGTTCAAGCGACTCTCGGTAAGAAAGTGATTTCTGTACCCGTTGAAGTGAAGTCAACTGAAGCTCCGCCTGTCATTGACCCACCGACACCTGTACCACCGATTGTGGAAAATCCAAGTACTGAGTTATTTAAAGATGTGCCATTGTCTTATGCGTACGCAACTGAAATCTACTTCTTACGCGATCGCGGTATAATTAATGGAGACACGGACGGGACATTCAATCCTGGTAATACGTTATCTAGAGAGCATGCAGCAGTCATTTTAAGTCGAGCTTTTAATTTACCACCCGTTGAACAAGCGCGTAGAGAGTTCAGCGATGTTCCCAAAACACATCGTTATTACAATGAAATCAGTGCGATTGCGAATGCCAATATTGTAGGCGGTCATTCCGATGGGACGTTTAATCCTACTGGACAACTGACTCGTTCACAAATGGCTATGATTTTAGTGAAAGCTTATAATTTAGAAGGAGAGTCTGCGCAGAAATTCATTGACGTATCTCCGCAACACGGTGCATACAAGCAGATTCATATTCTAGCCAATCACGGAATTACAACAGGAAACGAAAAAGGCGAGTTTATGCCTGGCCAACCGGTCAACCGTGCACAATTCAGTGCGTTCCTCTATAGAAGTATAGCGAAGTAA
- a CDS encoding polysaccharide pyruvyl transferase family protein, whose protein sequence is MKIGIVGNYGNDNNGDEAILLSIISQVTSTFNVPSDVITVFSNNPEQTAKRYQVMSAPLYYRKGSSVKTFGATYLKNKKIVKTFDLLIIGGGGILMDLYKTEAPLYGSYAMMAKNSGVPYVVYGCGAGPLNSELGKWFIRYMSKHANSISVRDPESAELLKSIGVKKSVEVIGDPAFSLKQQRKEISDKPLKIGVTAVPYYHAGYWPESKEEIYQQYIEGMARNLDELAAQQPVEITFFATKFPQDADVTKDIQALMKKTEQTTIIDHNLLPKDLLEITAEQDILIGTRLHSLILATCTSTPIIAVCYHHKVTDFMKLADLTEVSIPIGEMHKANNHFSKAFESLATDWKETCAKTEKLSTSLYEEAMKGTKQFTAAIKKTK, encoded by the coding sequence TTGAAAATAGGAATAGTAGGAAACTATGGAAACGACAACAATGGCGATGAAGCCATTTTATTAAGCATTATATCGCAAGTCACATCTACTTTTAACGTACCGAGTGATGTGATTACCGTATTCAGCAATAATCCTGAGCAAACAGCAAAGCGCTATCAAGTGATGAGCGCACCTTTGTATTATAGAAAAGGAAGCTCAGTGAAAACATTTGGCGCAACGTATCTTAAAAATAAAAAGATCGTTAAAACATTTGACTTACTCATTATCGGCGGTGGCGGTATTCTGATGGATCTGTATAAAACAGAAGCCCCGTTATACGGTTCTTATGCGATGATGGCAAAAAACTCTGGCGTTCCTTATGTTGTGTACGGCTGTGGAGCAGGGCCACTCAATAGCGAATTAGGTAAATGGTTTATTCGTTATATGAGCAAACACGCAAACAGTATTTCAGTAAGGGATCCTGAATCAGCAGAACTACTGAAATCAATTGGAGTGAAAAAGTCCGTTGAAGTAATAGGAGATCCGGCATTTTCCTTAAAACAACAACGCAAAGAAATATCCGACAAGCCATTGAAAATTGGCGTAACCGCTGTCCCGTATTACCACGCGGGCTACTGGCCGGAGAGTAAAGAGGAAATTTACCAACAGTATATAGAAGGAATGGCGAGAAATTTGGACGAATTAGCAGCGCAACAACCCGTCGAAATCACATTCTTTGCCACCAAATTCCCTCAGGATGCCGATGTAACAAAAGATATTCAAGCTCTAATGAAAAAAACGGAACAAACAACCATTATCGATCATAATCTTTTACCGAAAGATTTATTAGAAATTACAGCTGAACAAGACATATTAATTGGTACAAGACTACACTCACTGATTTTGGCGACATGTACATCAACACCTATCATCGCTGTCTGCTACCACCACAAAGTAACAGACTTCATGAAACTAGCAGACCTAACGGAAGTATCCATTCCAATTGGCGAAATGCATAAAGCAAACAACCACTTCTCCAAAGCCTTCGAATCTCTGGCTACAGACTGGAAAGAAACATGCGCCAAAACAGAAAAACTTTCTACTTCTTTATATGAAGAAGCAATGAAAGGCACAAAACAATTTACTGCAGCTATAAAAAAGACCAAATAA
- a CDS encoding LytTR family DNA-binding domain-containing protein produces the protein MKNMSNTAIPKNILNQYAALLEDWVPKDASIAIAVSDHYIYYVPGMHDIHLKEGQHIQTGSIAEITIKEQRKVEVVMDNTLYGTSYFGIGYPIDVQGDKGALIIILPPNFHVLKKDQLQFLTGKKGDEWFPIPLDQVSYIESLHKKTWFYTAGESYNISFTLKDLHLRLPRCFLRIHRSYIINMNCIEKISRDFSSNLVIKLIDGTELPVSQTYLNEVRALLGF, from the coding sequence ATGAAAAACATGTCAAATACCGCTATCCCAAAAAATATTCTTAATCAATACGCTGCTTTATTAGAGGACTGGGTGCCAAAAGACGCCTCTATAGCGATCGCGGTTTCTGATCACTATATCTACTACGTTCCGGGCATGCATGATATTCATTTAAAAGAAGGTCAGCACATCCAAACAGGCAGTATTGCTGAAATCACCATCAAAGAACAACGCAAAGTTGAAGTCGTTATGGACAACACTCTTTATGGTACATCGTACTTCGGTATTGGTTATCCTATTGATGTACAAGGCGATAAAGGAGCATTAATCATTATTCTACCGCCTAACTTCCATGTACTAAAGAAAGATCAGTTACAGTTCTTAACAGGCAAGAAAGGTGATGAGTGGTTCCCTATTCCTTTAGATCAAGTTAGTTATATAGAGAGTTTGCATAAGAAGACGTGGTTTTACACTGCAGGTGAAAGTTATAATATCAGTTTTACGTTGAAGGATTTGCATCTTCGTTTGCCTAGGTGTTTTTTGAGGATTCATCGTTCGTATATTATTAATATGAATTGTATAGAGAAGATTTCGCGGGACTTTTCTTCAAATCTTGTGATTAAGCTGATAGATGGGACGGAGTTGCCGGTTAGTCAGACATATTTGAATGAGGTTCGTGCGCTTTTAGGGTTTTAA